In Rhodamnia argentea isolate NSW1041297 chromosome 5, ASM2092103v1, whole genome shotgun sequence, the DNA window ATGCAGAGATCGCAGAGAGTGAGAGCTACTGGTGATAGTACACAGTTTGGGGTAGAAATTTTGGCCTCTAACATTTTAACTTcgccaatttagtactaaacttttGCTCTAAATTTCAGTGTGGTCATCTTTCGCCGTAAATTACCGATTCGGCGGGTCTAGTGATCGCTGACCATCCTACGTGAAATCGGAATAACTGCATGGAAATTTCGCTCAAAGATTCACAACTGAATTTGCAAAACCGGAAAGTTTACGATCGAATAGAAATCCGTACAATAAGTTCATGGCCGATTTGGATAATTTCTCGTGAAAAGTTGTCACCGATAAAGTTAAATAATGCGAAAACGTGATGGTATGTATAATTCGATCTATTTACAGTTTTTAAGTAATAAGATAATCATAATAACAAACATAATCGATCAAGGATTTGAATAAATGTCGACtccttcggactcttattttATGGTTGATGTTTTAATTGTTTTCTCAAAATGGAAAACCTTTGAAAATGGACACCGCCGACAGCGATGACGATGCACTGTGGAAGACAAGGGAGGGTGTCGGGACCAATGCAATCGTCCATGTCACATCGATCCACCCGGAAGGCCATGGAAAATTGTTAAAGACTGATAGCACAAATAAACTATGCttaaatcaaatcaaaagcaGATGTTGTTTTATCCTTTTATATCCGTATATGTATCTATATATTTCACAGAAATAaataacttgaatttttttataaaaataatcgcttacatctctcacaaaaaatgaaaaaataaattttatttgttaattatttcaagcaatataagtgatcatttttaataaaatatttttcaaatcatttacttTTCGTGAAAAAGATAGAGTCAGAACCAACTCTCGTTTTTAAAACAAGCAAAAAGTTAATAGTCCACCTTTTAAAGATTTTGTAACTTATAAGATTGGCAACTACTAGAGAATTAAATTCGACGGTTCAAATGCCGCACGTCGATCATTCATCTCCTCGTCAGTGGTCCACATTCGATGTCTTGCTACCATACAATGTTTCAACACTAATGGCCATGCCAATCTATATAATCTCGATTCATATACCTAAGTCTATAAAAATAGTCTTTTGCTAACGGTCCGTGAGGACATAATCAATCGGTCCAGAGATAAACATTCATCGAGCAAGGATATGCTTGCTGCATCTAACTCTAAAGATCGTCACTTTCCAActttaggaaaaaaagaaaaataaaaaatcccacATGAATACGTACCGAGTCAATGATAATTCCTTATTGAATTGCCCCAGAAAGGGTGGATGCAATTAATGAGAATGGCGGTTGAGGGGAGAGAAGCAGCTTAAATTATTGCGCAAATTACTAAATTCCCACGACCCTCGACCACACTCTCCTCAAAGATTTATTCTATTCCATTCCATTCTTTCCTCTCACGATCAGCTTCTTCTTCGGATCTTGAATCTCTTCAGATCTTGCAAGAGAGCCCAAGagccaccccaccccacccccaacAAAGACCTGAGAAGAAGAGACTCTTCTTCACCCCCCtcccaaaaaggaaacaaacaaggaaagaaaTGACGAATCCTAGCCCTAACCCTAGGAGCCATCATCATCGTCCGGAGACCTCCTTCCAAATCAAGCAAGATGGCAAGTTCTTCTCTCGGCTCTTGTCTAGGGAAAGCTCCGCCGCCAACACCTCCTCCCGCCTCCCCTACTACGGCGGGGCCGCCCGCTCGGTGCCCTTCACGTGGGAGTCCCAGCCAGGGACGCCGAAGCACGCCTTCTCCGGCGCCTCTCCCCTCCCCCCACTCACGCCTCCTCCTTCCAGCTCCGCCCCTGTGCTCACCGGtcccagctcctcctcctcctcgcagTGCCGTTGTCGCAAGCGGAACGTGTCCATGAGCGCCGTGTTCTCGAGGCTCGCCTCGAAAAGATCCCACCGCGCAacgccgtcgtcgtcgtcgtcggttTCTTCAGGGTCGACATCGTCGCCGTCGTGGTCGTCTTATAATTCTTCCCCATCCACTTCGAGGTTCCGCATCCATCGCCAGTTTATCTCATGTTCGGGGTCTTCCACGCGTTACGGGTCGAGCTGCTACAATGAAGAGATCGGCGACGAGAAAGAAGACGGCTATGGATCTCCGGATTCCACCCTGAGCTTCGGGGAGAGTAGGAAATATTCGAACAAGTTCAGGGGTTGCTATTCGATGGGGAACGTGAAAAAGAGGTTCTTGTCCATTTTAGGGCATAGACGAGGTACTTATTGAAGTCGTAGGATTTCGAGTTTAAGCTTGTGGGACTGTCTTCTTGAACTTTCATGTATTTGACGATGGCATGGACTCTTGGAACTCATGGAACGTCTtgttccatttcttttctttgaatcGTCTGTCGtaaatctcctcctcctcctcctcctcctcttcttcttcattacaGCTGAAAATCAGCAAATTTGTACGATGTCAATCCACAGAGTTTTGGAATAAGTGATTGAATTCGTCGTGCCATCATCCCAACATGTCTgctttattatattttcttccttcccttcatttcctttttttgggtcaatataTTGGGGGTGGTTTTCAGAACAAGGGGGCATTAATTGGGGAATTGGCGTCCAATTCCATCTGAATCTGAACTTCAAGATAAACcttaaatattatattttttatctgTATCTACACGTACAAGGTGATGAAGCTAGTGCACCGAGACCCTCATCTCTTGACATGACACCATCAATCTCAGCACTTTGTCATTCGGCCTTTATCCTAAAAGaagacaaattaaaaaaaaaggaaagaaaaggggaaaatttgtCATTCATCGTAAGATCTTGTCAGGCACTTCTCCACTAGTTTTGCTCAAACATATATGGCCAAACAGATAAGTCGTGGCCTAGAGGCTGAATAGGAAGTAATTGTTTGCATTTTGTTGCATCAACTACAGCCGGTCAACGGCTAATCTTGGAGGAGGCAAGCGGAAACTTCCGAATTTGTTGCTCGAATGTGGTAAAATATAAGTATGTTAGAACTGTTTTGCAGTGGCTATGGCATTTATTAATAATTGTGTTGgatgattttcatttgttttccattttcaatttgAATAATGCTAATCACATGAGACTTACGTATGAAGCGAGACTTATATAGCCTACTAATTTATATATTCTTTATTAAGTGATTTGAATTGTAATctttggtaaaattaaaaagatcgAAATAGTAAGCATAAATTTAGAATATGCCATGAAATGAtattgtgaaaaaaaatttgattttggaaAAGTGGGAGAGCAGTTAATACTTTGACAAATTTGTAGAATCGATGCATGTGAAGATAAACTGAGGTACACATTCTTTGATTTGTAGAATATGAGattgcaaaaagggaaaatgcgaGCCAATTGAGAATTTTGACTTATATACATAACATAGTATCATTGTAACCAGCTGTGGGCGGAGAATCATCGAGGGTTTCATTTTGATTGGATTGGAAGTCCAAatcactttcattttcttctaatCAAATTCTAACTGTTCCGCGACCCTTGGCTTCATGGATCAATCCTAAGTTTTGAGCATTTGAGTTGATGTAAGATTGGCCTGGTTAACCTAATGACTCTTGTTCATAATATTGTTATGCACTTACGTGGGTGTTAGACGAAAAACTTAGCACGGTGGCAAAATACGGATTTTGAGGTTGTCCCATGGCGGATTTTGACGTTTCGAGTAAAGAAAACTCATCTCGCAAGTCATGCTTTTGCCAATCGCAACAAATGACATCGATCCAAATTCGAGCTACTCTTGTTAGCATCACAAAATTACAAGCATGAGATCGTGGAGAAGGAAAACACTAGAAGTGCATCAAACATTTTGTTCCTTGTTAGAAGTTTAATTCCTAGGCCGCATTTTTGAATATATTCTAAGGTAGGCAACACTTTCATGGACATGGGATTTGAGTACATAGGCGCGTCGGAATTTACTGGCGCACAATTTCTCTGATGGGTCATTGCCTTTTGCGAGAGGTGAATCAAGAAAACTTAGGGCCTAGGCCCACTAGAATGTTCATGATTTTCCCAACTTGAATGACCCGTTTACTGTGATAGCTGGGCCCATTTACGGCCCGATAGCCCAACAGAAAGACAACGAAGGCAGTTTTGTAATGCATGATATGACCTTGACTTTTGaactttctattattttttgcaagatcTTGCCATTCCCgcaatttaaattttgtttagGGCGACatatctaaaactttttaaacACTTCATGTATGGATATGTAAATTCGCATGTAATGCATTTCATAATGTTTTAATTAATGTTTTTGGTTTCAGCGGAAAAGTCAACAAATAGTTGTATCACTAAAACGTGCCAAAATAAATGAACTTCGACACGCTATGTTGTTAGAATTTTAGTTTGCCCAGCGGCTCCACGAGCAGTGTCCAAACATGCAGACGGTTTACTTCGACCTTTAGTATCTACATTAAGAATTGCATATAGGAAGTACCATATTCTGGTTCTACTCTAAAGCCAATTAAATGAACAGTGGCAAAGGTTGTCATGGAGGACAACCTTGCCAGACGATTCATTAACTCTAGCACTCGCAATTTGATTCCAGGCACGCTGTTGGAGCGCTTTTCTTTTGAGAATGTTAGATTTCCACCAAGGTCAAGATCTCTTGATAAGTATCATTAACCACATCACTGaattcttgagaaaattgtcccaatagtcctaaacctattgcatgacagttaattcagtcctaaaactttcaaattttgtcaatttagtcttaaatcttttgccaagtcagtcataaacctttcaatcgtgccaattcagtcctaaaccttttgatgattttgcaaTTTGTCAACATCATCCTTGCAGCCAATTATCCAaccaataggtttatgattaaattggaaaaacttcaaaaagtGGTACaaatgaaaggtttatgactgaatcggttGTCGTATAATAAGCTTAGGACTTCTTGCACAATTACTGCTGAATTCTCGACATAGCACAAAACTCGTTCAATAGACTTACACAATGTATACAAAGAcctcctccccccccaaaaaaaaaaaaaaaaaaaacaaaacaaaaacaaaaaacaaaacaagggaaaaaaaaattagggagaTGGCCTCATCAGAGACAGTATTATATAGCCTATAACGTGTGACTTCAATATTCTTAAGGTAGAAAAAGTCATGAGTGTAGATGTTATTAGATAGGAATTCCCTGACTCGACCAGCATCTAATCATTGACCATTCAGCCAATGCCTGATTtaacttttttgttgttgaccAAAAGAAGAATACGACCATGGATTCCGAAAGATGGATAGGTCAAGTAACCACATGGAGGGGCGATGATAGCTACGCTGCATGGCCAAGTTCATGAACAGAGATGCGCGTTGCCCTAGCTCTCTCCCATGTACTATGTGTTGACCAAAAATTAGGAGAGGGGGGGTTTGAAACGAATGTTTGTTTGGTGCTGTGAAGTTGAAAAAAGAGGGGCGAGAGAGGCGACATGACTTGCTAGATCCGAGACTCGGGATTTGATTGGGCGAGACCCTGACCATGACCCTGACCATTCTGATTTAGATGGAGAGGAAGTTTTGGAATTGAAAATCAGGAGGAAAGGTCAAGTTTTTGACCGCCATGCAAATGCCTCTTTACAGTTGTTTTTTCTCCCCAACTTTCTTTTTGGGTTCTGGGTTTGGGTGCAAAGGACTGAAGGTGGTGCATGTGTATGCGTGtgtgccagagagagagagagaaatggtaaGAAAATCTTTGGTTGGAGATGAGAGAACAATGGGGCGGCTTGTTAGGCTTAAAATACGGGTCAAACAAGAACAGGTGGTGGGCAATTTCTTGCAATCTaagcaagaaaggaaaag includes these proteins:
- the LOC125315057 gene encoding putative protein TPRXL, with protein sequence MTNPSPNPRSHHHRPETSFQIKQDGKFFSRLLSRESSAANTSSRLPYYGGAARSVPFTWESQPGTPKHAFSGASPLPPLTPPPSSSAPVLTGPSSSSSSQCRCRKRNVSMSAVFSRLASKRSHRATPSSSSSVSSGSTSSPSWSSYNSSPSTSRFRIHRQFISCSGSSTRYGSSCYNEEIGDEKEDGYGSPDSTLSFGESRKYSNKFRGCYSMGNVKKRFLSILGHRRGTY